A part of Paroedura picta isolate Pp20150507F chromosome 7, Ppicta_v3.0, whole genome shotgun sequence genomic DNA contains:
- the ANP32B gene encoding acidic leucine-rich nuclear phosphoprotein 32 family member B isoform X3, whose protein sequence is MDMKKRIHLELRNRTPPDVQELVLDNCRSNEGKIEGLSGEFVNLEFLSLINVGLTSVLNLPKLPKLKKLELSDNRISGGLDVLAEKLPNLTHLNLSGNKLKDISTLEPLKKLESLKSLDLFNCEVTNLNDYRESVFKLLPQLTYLDGYDQEDKEASDSDAEVDGVDEEDEEEGEEDDEDEDEDGEEEEFEEEDDDEEEEIEDEEDEISGEEEGFGHDGEEEEEEEDEEEEEESGKGEKRKREADDEGDEDDD, encoded by the exons atggacATGAAGAAGCGGATCCACCTGGAGCTGCGGAACCGGACCCCGCCGGAT GTTCAAGAGCTTGTTCTTGACAACTGCAGATCAAATGAAGGCAAAATTGAGGGGCTGTCAGGAGAGTTTGTCAACTTGGAGTTCCTCAGCTTAATAAATGTGGGGCTGACATCTGTGTTGAATCTCCCTAAGCTCCCAAAATTGAAAAAG CTTGAACTCAGCGACAACAGGATTTCGGGAGGTCTTGATGTATTAGCCGAGAAGCTTCCTAACCTCACACATCTAAACCTCAGTGGAAACAAGCTGAAAGATATCAGTACCTTGGAGCCATTG AAAAAATTGGAATCTCTGAAGAGCCTTGATCTGTTTAACTGTGAGGTGACAAATCTAAACGACTACCGAGAGAGCGTCTTCAAGCTTCTCCCCCAGCTCACCTACCTGGACGGGTACGATCAAGAAGACAAAGAGGCGTCTGACTCGGATGCCGAAGTGGACGGTGTGGACGAGGAGGACGAAGAGG AAGGTGAGGAAGATGACGAAGATGAAGACGAAGACGGCGAGGAGGAAGAATTTGAGGAGGAGGAcgacgatgaagaagaagaaatagaagacgAGGAAGATGAAATCAGTGGAGAG GAGGAAGGGTTTGGCCatgatggagaagaagaggaggaggaggaggatgaagaagaag
- the ANP32B gene encoding acidic leucine-rich nuclear phosphoprotein 32 family member B isoform X1: MDMKKRIHLELRNRTPPDVQELVLDNCRSNEGKIEGLSGEFVNLEFLSLINVGLTSVLNLPKLPKLKKLELSDNRISGGLDVLAEKLPNLTHLNLSGNKLKDISTLEPLKKLESLKSLDLFNCEVTNLNDYRESVFKLLPQLTYLDGYDQEDKEASDSDAEVDGVDEEDEEEGEEDDEDEDEDGEEEEFEEEDDDEEEEIEDEEDEISGEEEGFGHDGEEEEEEEDEEEEEEESGKGEKRKREADDEGDEDDD; encoded by the exons atggacATGAAGAAGCGGATCCACCTGGAGCTGCGGAACCGGACCCCGCCGGAT GTTCAAGAGCTTGTTCTTGACAACTGCAGATCAAATGAAGGCAAAATTGAGGGGCTGTCAGGAGAGTTTGTCAACTTGGAGTTCCTCAGCTTAATAAATGTGGGGCTGACATCTGTGTTGAATCTCCCTAAGCTCCCAAAATTGAAAAAG CTTGAACTCAGCGACAACAGGATTTCGGGAGGTCTTGATGTATTAGCCGAGAAGCTTCCTAACCTCACACATCTAAACCTCAGTGGAAACAAGCTGAAAGATATCAGTACCTTGGAGCCATTG AAAAAATTGGAATCTCTGAAGAGCCTTGATCTGTTTAACTGTGAGGTGACAAATCTAAACGACTACCGAGAGAGCGTCTTCAAGCTTCTCCCCCAGCTCACCTACCTGGACGGGTACGATCAAGAAGACAAAGAGGCGTCTGACTCGGATGCCGAAGTGGACGGTGTGGACGAGGAGGACGAAGAGG AAGGTGAGGAAGATGACGAAGATGAAGACGAAGACGGCGAGGAGGAAGAATTTGAGGAGGAGGAcgacgatgaagaagaagaaatagaagacgAGGAAGATGAAATCAGTGGAGAG GAGGAAGGGTTTGGCCatgatggagaagaagaggaggaggaggaggatgaagaagaag
- the ANP32B gene encoding acidic leucine-rich nuclear phosphoprotein 32 family member B isoform X4: MDMKKRIHLELRNRTPPDVQELVLDNCRSNEGKIEGLSGEFVNLEFLSLINVGLTSVLNLPKLPKLKKLELSDNRISGGLDVLAEKLPNLTHLNLSGNKLKDISTLEPLKKLESLKSLDLFNCEVTNLNDYRESVFKLLPQLTYLDGYDQEDKEASDSDAEVDGVDEEDEEGEEDDEDEDEDGEEEEFEEEDDDEEEEIEDEEDEISGEEEGFGHDGEEEEEEEDEEEEEESGKGEKRKREADDEGDEDDD; this comes from the exons atggacATGAAGAAGCGGATCCACCTGGAGCTGCGGAACCGGACCCCGCCGGAT GTTCAAGAGCTTGTTCTTGACAACTGCAGATCAAATGAAGGCAAAATTGAGGGGCTGTCAGGAGAGTTTGTCAACTTGGAGTTCCTCAGCTTAATAAATGTGGGGCTGACATCTGTGTTGAATCTCCCTAAGCTCCCAAAATTGAAAAAG CTTGAACTCAGCGACAACAGGATTTCGGGAGGTCTTGATGTATTAGCCGAGAAGCTTCCTAACCTCACACATCTAAACCTCAGTGGAAACAAGCTGAAAGATATCAGTACCTTGGAGCCATTG AAAAAATTGGAATCTCTGAAGAGCCTTGATCTGTTTAACTGTGAGGTGACAAATCTAAACGACTACCGAGAGAGCGTCTTCAAGCTTCTCCCCCAGCTCACCTACCTGGACGGGTACGATCAAGAAGACAAAGAGGCGTCTGACTCGGATGCCGAAGTGGACGGTGTGGACGAGGAGGACGAAGAGG GTGAGGAAGATGACGAAGATGAAGACGAAGACGGCGAGGAGGAAGAATTTGAGGAGGAGGAcgacgatgaagaagaagaaatagaagacgAGGAAGATGAAATCAGTGGAGAG GAGGAAGGGTTTGGCCatgatggagaagaagaggaggaggaggaggatgaagaagaag
- the ANP32B gene encoding acidic leucine-rich nuclear phosphoprotein 32 family member B isoform X2: MDMKKRIHLELRNRTPPDVQELVLDNCRSNEGKIEGLSGEFVNLEFLSLINVGLTSVLNLPKLPKLKKLELSDNRISGGLDVLAEKLPNLTHLNLSGNKLKDISTLEPLKKLESLKSLDLFNCEVTNLNDYRESVFKLLPQLTYLDGYDQEDKEASDSDAEVDGVDEEDEEGEEDDEDEDEDGEEEEFEEEDDDEEEEIEDEEDEISGEEEGFGHDGEEEEEEEDEEEEEEESGKGEKRKREADDEGDEDDD; this comes from the exons atggacATGAAGAAGCGGATCCACCTGGAGCTGCGGAACCGGACCCCGCCGGAT GTTCAAGAGCTTGTTCTTGACAACTGCAGATCAAATGAAGGCAAAATTGAGGGGCTGTCAGGAGAGTTTGTCAACTTGGAGTTCCTCAGCTTAATAAATGTGGGGCTGACATCTGTGTTGAATCTCCCTAAGCTCCCAAAATTGAAAAAG CTTGAACTCAGCGACAACAGGATTTCGGGAGGTCTTGATGTATTAGCCGAGAAGCTTCCTAACCTCACACATCTAAACCTCAGTGGAAACAAGCTGAAAGATATCAGTACCTTGGAGCCATTG AAAAAATTGGAATCTCTGAAGAGCCTTGATCTGTTTAACTGTGAGGTGACAAATCTAAACGACTACCGAGAGAGCGTCTTCAAGCTTCTCCCCCAGCTCACCTACCTGGACGGGTACGATCAAGAAGACAAAGAGGCGTCTGACTCGGATGCCGAAGTGGACGGTGTGGACGAGGAGGACGAAGAGG GTGAGGAAGATGACGAAGATGAAGACGAAGACGGCGAGGAGGAAGAATTTGAGGAGGAGGAcgacgatgaagaagaagaaatagaagacgAGGAAGATGAAATCAGTGGAGAG GAGGAAGGGTTTGGCCatgatggagaagaagaggaggaggaggaggatgaagaagaag
- the LOC143841330 gene encoding uncharacterized protein LOC143841330 yields the protein MAHSSKTPSKIPGRRASLTSEEETPSQISRARRPDGCSSRSSPLRKQNSSSSLRSEGQSRGSQLPVSRSRRSESFSDPDPAVLSLVQAMARTGVALSEAELFEDLLLRQLGPRRTVPALPQLYHTFLPALGRLHESTLRRAIRHRDAFIFLHEETAGEGRASLGISVLPLDRAGHSPLLLGVEFVEQLSHILVARAVARVLSEGHVLFHRVLAVVTPGGAHMRQAFDPNGVLNAVLLSALHVPCLLHQLELVMELWPERLEKLTKVLPLLEDTFGRCAALRHRYERFLQNRQLDLSLPGPSVRRGPEAWLERAIGVAEHLDVLAEFLAGDEEEGTAVARLKALLTERNEDLLAEATFVTEHAAGLLSAARFLRRVGEPVAHRIYGELDSLRISFSYHLDMRLGPETERHLGSCSPQLAEQFNAILALSLARLERLIDTHPAMPTLRAVRALDPKQLGSVGWSRLEHEEGIPGLAEVPEIEWFRYQRLAEAAPADISLPQWWEAQAEQLPMLSPLARRYLWLPVCTPKSPFPPGGILSPLGAEAGFTEDSARLLCMLRYNRRL from the coding sequence ATGGCTCATTCTTCCAAGACGCCCTCCAAGATTCCGGGCCGCCGCGCCTCCCTGACCTCCGAGGAGGAGACGCCGTCTCAGATTTCCCGTGCCCGTCGCCCAGACGgctgctcctccaggagctccccTCTTCGCAAGCAGAACTCTTCCTCGTCCCTCCGCTCGGAGGGGCAATCTCGGGGCTCCCAGCTCCCCGTGTCCCGGAGCCGTCGCTCCGAGTCCTTTTCTGACCCCGACCCGGCTGTGCTGTCTTTGGTCCAGGCCATGGCTCGGACAGGGGTGGCTCTTTCCGAGGCGGAACTGTTTGAGGATCTCCTCTTGCGTCAGCTGGGGCCCCGGAGGACAGTCCCGGCCCTTCCGCAGCTCTACCACACCTTCCTTCCGGCGTTGGGGCGGCTTCACGAGTCCACCCTCAGGCGTGCCATTCGCCACAGAGACGCCTTTATCTTCCTCCACGAGGAGACCGCTGGCGAAGGCCGCGCTTCCCTCGGCATCTCAGTCCTGCCTCTCGATAGGGCCGGGCACTCCCCGCTGCTCCTGGGCGTAGAGTTCGTGGAACAGCTGAGCCACATTCTAGTGGCCCGCGCCGTGGCCCGCGTCCTCAGCGAAGGGCACGTCTTGTTTCACCGGGTGCTGGCCGTGGTCACTCCCGGCGGGGCTCACATGAGGCAGGCCTTTGACCCCAACGGGGTTCTGAACGCGGTGCTGCTCTCTGCCCTCCACGTCCCCTGCCTGCTGCATCAGCTGGAGCTGGTGATGGAGCTTTGGCCGGAGAGGTTAGAGAAACTAACCAAGGTGCTGCCCCTTCTGGAAGACACATTTGGCCGCTGTGCCGCCCTGCGTCACCGCTACGAGCGATTCCTGCAAAACCGGCAGCTGGACCTCTCCTTGCCGGGGCCCAGCGTGCGGCGCGGCCCAGAAGCCTGGTTGGAGAGAGCGATCGGCGTTGCTGAACATCTCGACGTGTTGGCAGAGTTTTTGGCGGGGGACGAAGAGGAGGGCACTGCGGTGGCCCGACTCAAGGCTCTCCTGACCGAGCGGAACGAGGACCTGCTGGCCGAAGCCACCTTTGTCACAGAACACGCGGCTGGCCTGCTGTCCGCGGCACGCTTCCTCCGCAGGGTAGGGGAGCCGGTGGCTCACCGGATTTACGGAGAACTGGATTCCCTGCGGATTTCTTTCTCCTACCACCTGGACATGAGGCTGGGCCCGGAGACGGAGAGGCACCTAGGTTCGTGCAGCCCGCAGCTCGCCGAGCAATTTAACGCCATCTTGGCCCTCAGCCTGGCCCGGCTGGAGCGCTTGATTGACACCCACCCAGCCATGCCCACCTTGAGAGCGGTGCGCGCTCTGGATCCCAAGCAGCTGGGCTCCGTGGGCTGGAGCCGGTTGGAGCACGAGGAGGGGATCCCCGGGCTGGCGGAGGTGCCGGAGATCGAATGGTTTCGCTACCAGCGTTTGGCCGAAGCGGCCCCTGCCGACATCTCTCTGCCCCAGTGGTGGGAGGCGCAAGCCGAACAGCTGCCTATGCTGAGTCCTCTGGCCCGGCGTTACCTGTGGCTGCCTGTCTGTACTCCCAagtcccctttccccccaggagGCATACTCAGCCCCCTTGGCGCTGAGGCGGGATTCACGGAAGACAGTGCCCGCCTGCTCTGCATGCTGAGGTACAACCGCAGGCTCTGA